A section of the Alkalicoccobacillus plakortidis genome encodes:
- the ligD gene encoding DNA ligase D: protein MQIKPMLTTHIHELPKGDNWIYEPKYDGFRCLLIASKNTYTLQSRNGKDLSAQFPEIINELLPHNIPLDSFILDCELVYLTSTNRSDFSKVQKRAKLRTKQTINNYAREFPCTLMVFDMLLQNQKELMNLTLKKRKQYLESFFQSFKQSIIPFQIINTFLEPEPLIRQLTFERGEGVVAKRSSSSWQAGKRSPEWLKWKLPKLGTVILTHYQSSNDYFTGQIYHKGSLLPIVSVSHGFSEEKRKTLIQMFKEKGKKLTTNQWELPPGICADIISIGLDDLKMREPKFHDFNFDVEPSACTLNQIRKQLIFPADYMDLTHPDKPIWKDVNKSDYIYYLQCVAAYLLPFLQDRLLTVIRYPHGGGKERFYQKNRPTSAPDYVESVVQEDSDYILCNQVDTLLWLGNQLALEFHVPFQKYNESGPGEIVIDLDPPSIDEFHLAVHAAKLAKAALDYFQLKAFVKTSGGKGLQLYIPLPLNRYSYKETRSFTLFLCQFLCEQQPELFTLERLKKKRAGRLYLDYLQHDEGKTMIAPYSARGETGYIATPLEWEELDDHSLHPSQFTIWTVLERLEKQKDPFRDYHLSRTEQPFTEVLKKIEKQTISN, encoded by the coding sequence ATGCAGATAAAACCGATGCTCACGACACATATACACGAGCTACCTAAAGGAGACAACTGGATATATGAGCCAAAGTATGATGGCTTTCGATGCTTATTGATTGCGTCTAAAAATACCTATACCTTACAAAGTCGCAATGGCAAAGACCTATCGGCTCAATTTCCAGAAATTATAAATGAACTGTTACCACATAACATCCCATTAGATTCATTTATCTTAGATTGTGAACTTGTTTACCTTACCTCAACTAATCGAAGTGATTTCTCTAAAGTACAAAAACGAGCAAAGCTACGGACAAAACAAACGATTAACAACTATGCTAGAGAATTTCCATGTACATTAATGGTGTTTGATATGCTTTTACAAAATCAAAAAGAATTAATGAACCTCACTTTAAAAAAGCGAAAGCAATACCTTGAGTCTTTTTTTCAGTCGTTTAAACAATCGATTATTCCGTTTCAAATCATTAACACGTTTCTGGAACCAGAACCTCTGATCAGACAGCTTACCTTTGAGCGAGGAGAAGGTGTTGTGGCTAAAAGGTCTTCTAGCTCTTGGCAAGCCGGCAAACGCTCGCCTGAATGGTTAAAATGGAAACTGCCAAAGCTCGGAACCGTTATTCTTACTCACTATCAATCATCCAATGACTATTTTACCGGTCAAATTTATCACAAAGGCTCCTTACTCCCGATTGTGAGTGTCTCTCATGGCTTCTCAGAGGAAAAACGAAAGACACTCATTCAAATGTTTAAAGAAAAGGGGAAGAAGCTGACGACAAATCAATGGGAGCTACCTCCTGGCATTTGTGCGGATATAATAAGTATTGGTTTAGATGATCTAAAAATGCGTGAGCCGAAGTTCCATGATTTTAATTTCGACGTTGAACCATCGGCTTGTACCCTAAACCAAATACGCAAACAATTAATCTTCCCAGCTGATTACATGGATCTCACACATCCAGATAAACCGATATGGAAGGATGTAAACAAGAGTGACTACATCTATTATTTACAATGTGTCGCCGCTTATCTTTTACCTTTTTTACAGGACAGATTGTTAACAGTCATCCGTTACCCTCACGGTGGGGGAAAAGAAAGATTTTATCAAAAAAATCGACCGACTTCTGCACCAGACTATGTTGAATCGGTTGTTCAGGAGGATTCCGATTATATACTTTGTAATCAAGTAGATACTCTGCTTTGGCTTGGAAACCAGCTTGCGTTAGAATTCCACGTTCCCTTTCAGAAATATAACGAGAGTGGACCAGGTGAAATTGTGATTGATTTAGATCCTCCCTCAATTGATGAATTCCATTTAGCTGTACACGCAGCAAAACTTGCCAAAGCTGCACTTGATTATTTTCAATTAAAGGCTTTTGTAAAAACCTCAGGAGGCAAAGGGCTACAGCTTTATATCCCACTTCCCCTAAACCGGTATTCCTACAAGGAAACTCGTTCATTTACTTTGTTTCTTTGTCAGTTCCTCTGTGAGCAGCAGCCTGAGCTATTCACGCTTGAACGACTCAAAAAGAAACGAGCTGGCAGACTCTATCTTGATTACCTACAGCATGACGAAGGGAAAACAATGATTGCTCCCTATTCAGCACGAGGAGAGACTGGTTATATTGCCACTCCACTAGAATGGGAAGAGCTAGATGATCACTCGTTACACCCTTCTCAATTTACGATCTGGACTGTTTTAGAACGTCTTGAAAAACAGAAAGATCCTTTTAGGGATTATCATCTCAGCCGCACAGAACAGCCTTTTACAGAGGTCTTAAAAAAAATCGAAAAGCAAACCATTTCAAACTAA
- the ku gene encoding non-homologous end joining protein Ku yields MHTVWKGSISFGLVSIPVKLHTATENKDIKLRQLHKKCHTPISYQKQCPNCEQEVKQEDIVKAYEYSKNKFVVLDEEDLQELKKENEDKAVEILDFVKLEEIDPIYFERSYFLAPGDGGNKAYSLLHKALEQSGKIGVAKIIIRSKEQLAIVRVYQQSLLMETIHFPDEVRKVEDVPSLPEEKDVDEKQLKTALLLIDQLTTTFDPASYHDEYREDLMKLIEKKQSGEETVTASTKKQTSTNVTDLTEALQLSLERTKPKRKAAVKRKTTSRKKA; encoded by the coding sequence ATGCATACAGTATGGAAAGGTAGTATAAGCTTTGGGCTTGTAAGTATCCCTGTGAAGTTACACACTGCAACAGAAAATAAAGACATTAAGCTAAGACAACTCCACAAGAAATGTCACACACCGATTTCTTATCAGAAGCAGTGTCCAAATTGCGAACAAGAAGTAAAACAAGAAGATATTGTAAAAGCATATGAATACAGTAAGAACAAATTTGTAGTGCTTGATGAAGAGGATTTACAGGAGCTTAAAAAAGAGAATGAAGACAAAGCTGTTGAAATTTTAGATTTTGTGAAGCTTGAAGAGATAGATCCAATTTATTTTGAACGAAGTTATTTTCTTGCACCAGGAGATGGTGGGAATAAAGCCTATTCACTTCTTCACAAAGCATTAGAGCAATCTGGAAAAATTGGTGTGGCTAAGATTATCATTCGTTCTAAGGAACAATTGGCAATCGTTCGTGTGTATCAGCAAAGTTTGCTTATGGAGACGATTCATTTTCCTGATGAAGTACGTAAGGTAGAGGATGTTCCATCGCTTCCTGAGGAGAAAGACGTAGATGAAAAGCAATTAAAAACTGCCTTACTTCTAATTGATCAGCTTACCACTACATTTGATCCAGCTAGCTACCATGATGAGTATCGCGAGGACTTAATGAAACTAATTGAAAAGAAACAATCTGGAGAAGAAACGGTGACAGCATCAACCAAAAAACAAACTTCAACAAATGTAACCGATTTAACAGAAGCACTACAGTTATCGCTTGAAAGAACAAAACCAAAACGAAAAGCAGCCGTAAAACGAAAAACAACTTCACGTAAAAAAGCGTAA
- the mtnN gene encoding 5'-methylthioadenosine/S-adenosylhomocysteine nucleosidase, with protein MVIGIIGAMEEEVVLLRSKLENRQDRVIAGCEFHEGTINGEKIVLLKSGIGKVNAAIGTTLLIQLFSPDRIINTGSAGGFYQSLSVGDIVISTELRYHDVDATVFGYEYGQVPQMPAFYQPDAHLIEVAEQAAQKVGIHSEKGLIVSGDSFMSDEARVEEIKTLFHEPYCAEMEAGAIAQVCQQFEVPFVIIRALSDIAGSDAKMSYDQFLEKASVNSAKQVLLMVDALSNK; from the coding sequence GTGGTTATAGGAATTATTGGAGCGATGGAAGAGGAAGTAGTACTACTGAGAAGTAAGTTAGAAAACAGACAAGACCGTGTTATTGCAGGCTGTGAGTTTCATGAAGGTACAATAAATGGAGAAAAAATTGTGCTGTTAAAGTCAGGCATAGGAAAGGTAAACGCAGCAATTGGCACAACGTTATTGATACAGTTATTTTCACCTGACCGAATTATCAATACTGGTTCGGCAGGTGGTTTTTATCAGTCACTTTCAGTAGGTGATATTGTCATCTCAACTGAATTGCGTTATCACGATGTCGACGCTACTGTTTTTGGCTATGAATATGGACAGGTTCCACAAATGCCAGCTTTCTATCAACCCGATGCTCATTTGATCGAAGTAGCTGAGCAAGCTGCCCAAAAAGTTGGCATTCATTCTGAAAAAGGACTGATTGTATCAGGTGATTCCTTTATGAGTGATGAAGCTAGAGTAGAAGAAATCAAAACTCTATTCCATGAGCCGTATTGCGCGGAGATGGAGGCAGGAGCGATCGCACAGGTGTGCCAGCAATTTGAGGTTCCATTTGTAATTATTCGTGCATTATCCGATATTGCCGGTAGCGATGCCAAGATGTCGTATGATCAATTTTTGGAGAAGGCATCTGTGAATTCGGCAAAACAAGTGTTGCTAATGGTAGATGCTTTATCAAATAAATAG
- a CDS encoding YrhC family protein: MENNREKILLGKQEDYHRFGFVLWSLAAFLYVGLVIPEDWAATTRPPELMIPAISVALVGAVVCNRLAVRASKQLYED; encoded by the coding sequence TTGGAAAACAACAGAGAGAAGATTCTTCTTGGCAAACAGGAGGACTATCATCGTTTTGGTTTTGTTCTTTGGTCATTAGCCGCTTTTTTGTACGTGGGACTTGTTATACCTGAAGACTGGGCAGCAACTACACGCCCGCCTGAACTAATGATTCCAGCAATTTCTGTAGCATTGGTAGGTGCAGTAGTCTGTAATCGATTAGCTGTAAGAGCATCCAAGCAACTTTATGAAGACTAA
- a CDS encoding IS1182 family transposase gives MFKQYTMHDVILPLDLERKLPKNDIAFTVNTLVESIPDEAFDAFLRKTGHPAYHPRMMMKIILCAYTQSVFSGRKIAALLQDSIRMMWLAQEYQPSYRTINRFRVNPDVQDLLRQCFVQFRCQLVQEKVIEEEAIFIDGTKIEANANKFTFVWRKSTEKYSAQLMEKSNRMYEELVEQEIIPAIERENPEALTDEELTQVAEKLDDTVQGYDRRIEASEDVAERKQLRSARKAPKQYRKQYNDFITRNQKYKRDMEIFGDRNSYSKTDPDATFMRMKDDYMKNGQLKPGYNVQLATEGQYALAYDVFPNPTDTRTFIPFLDKIEQDFFALPKYIVGDAGYGSEQNYDDVVSHRKRIPLITYNQYRKEKKKNYKQDPFQMSNWPYDAEEDAFTCPNNRKLAFHYHSEKRDKAGFMRKYRVYECEDCSSCPFRAQCTKAKEGNQRRIYYNERWEEQKAYTRQLLAEKETGEIYGKRKIDVEPVFGFLKANLRFTRVSVRSKEKVKNELGFAFMAVNIRKFTARAVRFSRYFKNRVSKKISFTKKMVMEIFFCI, from the coding sequence ATGTTTAAACAGTATACCATGCATGATGTCATTTTACCGCTTGATTTAGAAAGAAAATTACCGAAAAATGATATTGCTTTCACCGTGAACACTCTAGTTGAAAGTATCCCAGACGAAGCCTTCGACGCTTTCCTCCGGAAAACGGGACATCCTGCTTATCATCCTCGTATGATGATGAAAATTATTTTGTGCGCCTACACTCAATCGGTCTTTTCAGGTCGTAAGATTGCAGCCCTTCTTCAAGACAGTATTCGTATGATGTGGTTAGCCCAAGAGTATCAACCTAGCTATCGCACCATCAATCGCTTCCGAGTGAACCCCGATGTTCAAGACCTTTTGCGCCAGTGTTTTGTCCAATTCCGCTGTCAGTTGGTCCAGGAAAAGGTCATCGAAGAAGAAGCGATCTTTATTGATGGGACTAAAATCGAAGCGAATGCCAATAAGTTTACCTTCGTGTGGCGGAAGTCTACAGAAAAATATAGTGCTCAGTTGATGGAAAAGTCGAATCGGATGTACGAAGAACTTGTCGAACAGGAGATTATCCCTGCCATTGAAAGAGAAAACCCAGAAGCCCTCACGGACGAGGAGTTAACACAGGTAGCAGAGAAACTTGACGACACCGTGCAGGGATACGATCGCCGTATTGAGGCAAGTGAAGATGTGGCCGAACGAAAGCAGCTACGCTCAGCACGTAAAGCACCGAAACAGTACCGTAAGCAGTATAACGACTTCATTACACGCAACCAAAAATATAAGAGGGATATGGAAATCTTCGGAGATCGTAACAGCTATTCGAAGACAGATCCCGATGCCACATTTATGCGCATGAAAGACGATTATATGAAAAATGGACAGCTTAAACCTGGGTACAATGTGCAGTTGGCGACCGAAGGTCAGTATGCCTTGGCTTATGATGTGTTCCCAAATCCTACAGATACGCGAACCTTTATTCCTTTTTTAGATAAGATCGAACAGGATTTCTTTGCGTTACCCAAATATATTGTCGGAGATGCCGGGTATGGCAGTGAGCAAAATTACGACGATGTCGTCAGCCATCGGAAACGTATTCCTTTGATCACGTATAATCAATACCGAAAAGAGAAGAAAAAGAACTATAAACAAGACCCCTTCCAAATGTCTAACTGGCCATATGATGCCGAAGAGGATGCGTTCACTTGTCCAAATAATCGGAAACTAGCTTTTCACTATCATTCCGAAAAGCGTGATAAAGCGGGTTTTATGCGAAAGTACCGTGTGTATGAATGTGAGGATTGTTCGTCTTGTCCCTTCCGAGCTCAATGTACAAAAGCAAAAGAAGGAAATCAGAGAAGGATCTATTACAACGAACGTTGGGAAGAACAAAAAGCCTATACGAGACAGCTGCTTGCCGAAAAAGAAACAGGTGAAATCTATGGCAAACGCAAAATCGATGTGGAACCAGTCTTCGGATTTCTGAAGGCTAATTTGCGTTTCACTCGAGTCTCTGTACGAAGTAAAGAGAAAGTGAAAAATGAATTAGGATTCGCGTTCATGGCGGTGAACATAAGGAAGTTCACCGCTAGAGCCGTTAGGTTTTCAAGATATTTTAAGAATCGAGTATCAAAAAAGATCTCCTTCACCAAGAAAATGGTGATGGAGATCTTTTTTTGTATCTGA
- a CDS encoding NUDIX hydrolase has product MIQTILTNHIPNSSHDAAVMLPLVREADQSLSLLFEIRALSLRSQPGEVCFPGGRIDSDDANPVSAASRELCEELGLTLNDIHVLSPSALEPIMSPRRGTIHPFLCYIQNPDTIKPNAAEVSSTFRIPLKYLLENPAEEHQTSFEFSFAKSFPFERIANQSAYQNRKQTYTEYVIQYDGHIIWGLTARMIVAFTSMLKAGDFAV; this is encoded by the coding sequence ATGATTCAGACAATTTTAACCAACCATATTCCAAATTCTAGTCATGATGCTGCTGTGATGTTGCCACTTGTTCGAGAGGCCGATCAGAGCTTGTCACTTTTATTTGAAATTCGTGCCCTTTCATTACGTAGTCAGCCAGGTGAAGTCTGTTTTCCTGGTGGACGGATCGACTCAGATGATGCGAATCCCGTTTCTGCTGCCTCTCGTGAATTGTGTGAAGAGCTTGGATTGACCCTGAATGATATCCATGTACTCTCTCCATCTGCTCTTGAGCCAATTATGAGTCCTAGACGTGGCACAATTCATCCGTTTCTTTGTTACATTCAAAACCCAGATACAATTAAGCCTAATGCAGCAGAGGTTTCATCTACTTTTCGCATTCCTTTAAAGTATCTGTTAGAGAATCCTGCAGAAGAACATCAAACTTCATTTGAATTTTCATTTGCAAAGAGTTTTCCTTTCGAGCGTATTGCCAATCAATCCGCTTATCAGAATCGAAAACAAACCTACACTGAATATGTAATCCAATATGACGGGCACATTATCTGGGGACTCACAGCACGAATGATAGTAGCCTTTACTTCTATGCTAAAAGCAGGAGATTTTGCAGTGTGA
- a CDS encoding phosphotransferase enzyme family protein → MNQNQIKDAAAHYQAEYMMCLGGFFNQVFLIRDKEREYVLKAYNAKQASFRQLQSELIWMQSLRESGVAVPENVKTLAWEQILTIRYEEDIYFYIAFHKMEGTIVQPAEWNNEFYHLWGKALGKMHRAASTFDEPDEEFDLPHWSTSPHYLAIHESFDDKMFNIYQDMITYSTTLPISNETFGIIHHDFHHENFFIHQKEVRPFDFGDTQYNYFFYDLVVTIYHAVQSINVQDRASFLETFMTNLFRGYQSEYISVNRFGDWVEQLPCFLAYRRMYSYGYLQLYLPEHKKAKLEPTFNKMKQDILTETPVVEMPSSLIKQVQSNLLVR, encoded by the coding sequence TTGAATCAAAATCAAATAAAAGATGCTGCAGCTCATTATCAAGCAGAATACATGATGTGTTTAGGCGGATTCTTTAATCAAGTGTTTCTAATACGAGATAAAGAGAGAGAATATGTACTAAAAGCATACAATGCCAAACAAGCTTCATTTAGACAGCTCCAATCTGAGTTGATATGGATGCAATCATTACGGGAAAGTGGGGTAGCTGTACCTGAAAATGTGAAGACCCTTGCTTGGGAGCAAATCTTAACAATAAGATATGAAGAAGATATCTATTTTTATATTGCTTTTCATAAGATGGAGGGGACGATTGTTCAGCCGGCAGAGTGGAATAATGAATTCTATCATTTGTGGGGCAAAGCCCTTGGAAAAATGCACCGAGCTGCTTCTACATTTGACGAACCAGATGAGGAGTTTGATTTGCCTCATTGGAGCACAAGTCCGCATTATTTAGCCATCCATGAATCCTTTGATGATAAAATGTTTAACATATATCAAGATATGATTACATACTCAACGACATTGCCTATTTCGAATGAGACATTTGGAATTATTCATCATGACTTCCACCATGAGAATTTTTTTATTCATCAAAAGGAAGTACGTCCATTTGATTTTGGTGATACGCAATACAATTATTTTTTCTATGACTTGGTCGTTACGATTTATCATGCTGTTCAATCTATCAATGTTCAGGATCGAGCCTCATTTTTAGAAACTTTTATGACAAACTTGTTTAGAGGCTATCAATCAGAGTATATTAGTGTGAATCGTTTTGGTGATTGGGTGGAGCAATTACCGTGTTTTCTAGCGTATAGAAGAATGTACTCATACGGGTATTTGCAGCTTTATTTACCGGAGCATAAAAAGGCAAAGCTAGAACCCACTTTTAATAAAATGAAACAAGATATACTTACCGAAACGCCTGTAGTGGAGATGCCGAGCTCTCTAATTAAACAAGTCCAGAGTAATCTATTGGTAAGGTAA
- a CDS encoding YfcC family protein: MGQQEKQINNKKRKWELPHTYALLSFMIVLAALSTYFLSVGTFERIDDGERTVLVEGSYQTVESNPISPFEILQAIPLGMEDSAQIIFYIFLIGGTFGVITKTGAIDAAVYGLVNRLKNNGALLLPVIMIAFSIPGATIGLSEEVIIFVPIGIAVAKALGYDSITGMSMLNLGAVCGFVGGMLNPFTVGVAQTIAEVPLFSGLGFRLIVYVLFLLTAITLVMRYAAKVKKDPSASYLADLPQQDTIAATNTEQIPFTRKHAFVLISVIIGFALNMYGIFKWEWYLTEMTGTFLAIGLIAGIVGGLRINGTFEAFTNGMKDVAYGALIVGFARAILVVMEQGQVLDTIVYQVSELISKIPGSFAVIGMFLVQLIINFFIPSGSGQAATTMPIMTPLADLLDIQRQVAVLAYQYGDGVMSTINPTNGVLMACLALAGIPYTRWVKYIWKLVVAWIIIAILGLLAAVWFGIS; the protein is encoded by the coding sequence GTGGGACAACAAGAGAAACAAATTAACAACAAGAAACGCAAATGGGAGCTACCGCATACCTATGCACTCTTATCATTTATGATTGTATTAGCAGCTTTATCAACCTATTTTCTATCAGTTGGAACATTTGAAAGAATTGATGATGGCGAAAGAACAGTTTTAGTCGAGGGAAGCTATCAGACAGTTGAATCAAATCCTATTAGTCCATTTGAAATTCTCCAAGCCATTCCACTTGGTATGGAAGATTCTGCTCAAATTATTTTTTATATCTTCCTGATTGGTGGTACGTTTGGTGTTATCACAAAAACCGGAGCCATTGATGCTGCTGTTTATGGCCTTGTAAATCGATTAAAAAATAATGGTGCCCTATTGCTCCCTGTGATTATGATTGCATTCTCCATTCCAGGAGCAACTATTGGCCTTTCAGAAGAAGTTATTATTTTCGTACCGATCGGTATTGCTGTTGCAAAAGCACTAGGCTATGACTCTATTACCGGGATGTCCATGTTGAATCTTGGCGCAGTCTGTGGTTTTGTTGGAGGAATGTTGAATCCTTTTACAGTAGGAGTGGCTCAAACGATCGCAGAAGTTCCCTTATTTAGTGGACTTGGATTTCGCCTGATCGTTTACGTTCTTTTCTTACTAACAGCTATCACACTTGTCATGCGATATGCAGCTAAAGTAAAAAAAGATCCATCTGCAAGCTATTTGGCTGATTTACCTCAGCAGGATACCATTGCAGCGACAAACACTGAACAGATACCTTTCACTCGTAAGCATGCATTTGTCCTAATTAGTGTAATCATCGGATTTGCTTTAAATATGTACGGTATTTTTAAATGGGAATGGTATTTAACAGAAATGACTGGAACATTCCTCGCAATAGGATTAATTGCCGGAATTGTGGGTGGTTTACGTATAAACGGAACCTTCGAGGCATTCACAAACGGAATGAAAGATGTGGCATATGGAGCGTTAATCGTTGGATTTGCTCGTGCTATCCTTGTTGTCATGGAACAAGGTCAGGTGTTAGATACAATTGTTTATCAGGTTTCAGAATTAATTAGTAAAATTCCAGGATCGTTTGCTGTGATTGGTATGTTTTTAGTACAACTTATTATTAACTTCTTTATCCCTTCTGGTAGTGGTCAGGCAGCCACAACCATGCCGATCATGACCCCTTTAGCTGATTTGTTAGACATTCAGCGCCAGGTTGCCGTACTTGCCTATCAATATGGTGATGGTGTCATGAGTACAATTAACCCTACTAATGGTGTTTTAATGGCTTGTTTAGCGCTTGCTGGTATTCCATACACACGTTGGGTTAAATATATTTGGAAACTAGTTGTTGCATGGATTATCATTGCAATACTTGGATTGCTTGCAGCTGTTTGGTTTGGCATTTCATAA